The Pontibacter pudoricolor genome contains a region encoding:
- a CDS encoding four helix bundle protein, translating to MNMKQNVVADKSYAFALRVVKLYKHLRFTEQEFILSKQVLRSGTSIGANVEEAIAASSRADFVNKLNIAAKETRETIYWLRLLKDSEFISIKSFGSVYQDATELQKILSSILLTTKAIHNS from the coding sequence ATGAATATGAAACAGAATGTGGTGGCTGATAAGTCATATGCCTTTGCGCTTCGCGTTGTTAAGTTGTATAAGCACCTGCGTTTTACTGAGCAGGAATTCATACTTTCAAAACAAGTGCTCAGGAGCGGAACATCGATCGGGGCTAATGTGGAGGAAGCCATTGCTGCCAGTTCCCGTGCCGATTTTGTAAACAAACTGAATATTGCTGCTAAAGAAACCCGCGAAACAATTTACTGGCTAAGACTACTAAAAGACAGTGAATTTATTTCAATCAAGTCTTTCGGATCAGTTTATCAGGATGCTACTGAACTTCAGAAAATCCTGAGCAGTATTCTGCTAACCACTAAAGCCATTCATAATTCATAA
- a CDS encoding ABC transporter ATP-binding protein, whose amino-acid sequence MELVIQNLSKTYPNGTQALKNINLTIPKGMFGLLGPNGAGKSSLMRTIATLQEADTGSIMLGDLDVLRQKEEMRKVLGYLPQEFGVYPKVSAEEMLDHFAVLKGISDNKERRGVVAALLQQTNLYDVRKKNLGGYSGGMKQRFGIAQALLGNPQLIIVDEPTAGLDPAERNRFHNLLSEIGENIIVILSTHIVEDVTDLCRNFAIINKGEVLLTGDPLEVINSLNGRIWRKFIHKSELAAHQQQYDVISSRLFAGKTIIHVLSDAQPGIDFEPVNADLEDVYFSRIHEATKGGRTEPAEVIMN is encoded by the coding sequence ATGGAACTTGTCATACAGAATCTGTCCAAAACCTACCCTAATGGCACCCAGGCGCTTAAAAACATTAACCTGACCATCCCGAAGGGAATGTTTGGCTTGCTTGGGCCCAACGGCGCCGGCAAATCATCGCTTATGCGAACTATAGCCACGCTGCAGGAAGCCGACACCGGCAGCATTATGCTGGGCGACCTGGATGTGCTGCGCCAGAAAGAAGAAATGCGCAAAGTGCTGGGTTACCTGCCACAGGAGTTCGGAGTTTACCCGAAGGTAAGCGCTGAAGAAATGCTGGACCACTTTGCTGTATTAAAAGGCATCAGTGATAATAAAGAACGCAGGGGAGTAGTGGCCGCGTTGCTGCAGCAAACCAACCTGTACGATGTGCGCAAGAAAAACCTGGGCGGCTACTCCGGTGGCATGAAGCAGCGTTTTGGTATTGCGCAGGCCCTGTTGGGAAACCCGCAGTTGATTATAGTGGATGAGCCAACCGCCGGTCTGGACCCTGCAGAGCGCAACCGTTTCCATAATTTACTTAGCGAGATCGGGGAAAATATCATCGTTATCCTTTCTACACACATCGTGGAAGACGTAACCGACCTGTGCCGCAACTTTGCCATCATCAACAAAGGCGAAGTGCTGCTAACGGGCGACCCGCTGGAAGTGATTAATAGCCTGAACGGCCGTATCTGGCGCAAGTTCATCCATAAATCAGAACTGGCTGCGCACCAGCAACAGTACGATGTGATCTCATCGCGCCTGTTTGCCGGCAAAACCATTATCCATGTGCTCAGCGATGCGCAGCCTGGTATCGACTTCGAACCGGTTAACGCAGACCTGGAAGACGTGTACTTCAGCAGAATACATGAAGCTACCAAAGGCGGGCGCACTGAGCCTGCTGAAGTAATTATGAATTAG